Proteins encoded by one window of Companilactobacillus ginsenosidimutans:
- the mobB gene encoding molybdopterin-guanine dinucleotide biosynthesis protein B, translating to MVVTFQIVGHKKSGKTTLTNDFLKIGRRLGLEIAVVKHTHGPVDIPNNTDTGKFYENSDDVLLLNDTQTIHYQRNIEQTTLEQIKQLQQTTQADFLIIEGLKELSYEKIVLLKKDETVAGFGEISNVKNFASIQKSTTTDDVLSLMDLDSRTKFIKKFLRDIQDD from the coding sequence ATGGTTGTTACCTTTCAAATAGTCGGACACAAAAAAAGTGGCAAGACGACACTCACCAATGATTTTCTAAAAATCGGTCGCAGATTAGGGCTTGAAATCGCGGTCGTGAAGCATACTCACGGCCCAGTCGACATTCCCAATAACACTGACACTGGCAAATTTTATGAAAACTCAGATGATGTCTTGCTACTAAATGATACACAGACGATTCACTACCAAAGAAATATCGAACAAACTACTTTAGAACAAATTAAGCAGCTTCAACAAACGACTCAAGCGGATTTTTTAATTATTGAGGGATTAAAAGAACTAAGCTATGAAAAAATCGTTTTGCTAAAAAAAGACGAAACTGTTGCTGGATTTGGGGAAATCAGCAACGTTAAAAATTTCGCATCTATTCAAAAATCTACTACCACCGACGATGTTTTGTCGCTAATGGATTTAGATTCCAGAACAAAATTCATTAAAAAGTTTTTGAGGGATATACAAGATGACTGA
- a CDS encoding molybdopterin molybdotransferase MoeA yields the protein MYTPVDKRNAISIDAARKLIVENVSKLTLDTEEINVSDASHRIIAEDVLASHDLPTFRRSGYDGYAMLEEDLHDFPVTLKVVGNIPAGANFDRPLVSGEAVRIMTGGYVPDGADVVVMLETTKMLDDDTLEVSERQKRDNITQIGSFFKQGDTLLAKDTEINPGGMSLLASFDIQKIKVYKKPTIGIITTGSELLQPGDEIVNGKIFNSNGPLIKGLCEENGAEVVGYTQIKDDPQLLKDAIKDLQGKCDVIITDGGVSVGDYDIIADLAKASDKLLFNKLEMRPGSVTTSFIDKGIIYFGLSGNPGACFTGFYLYVEYALRLLQKQQSRLLECQGTLNEEYKKTNMYDRILRGKFKIDADHIEIGRVGGDASDNLNNLQLATALFEIPRGDSITPKGSVLRTWLLPFK from the coding sequence ATGTACACACCAGTTGATAAAAGAAATGCCATTTCAATCGATGCTGCCCGAAAATTAATCGTTGAAAACGTCTCGAAATTGACGCTCGATACTGAAGAAATCAACGTCAGTGACGCCTCACATCGAATCATCGCTGAAGACGTTTTGGCCAGTCACGACCTGCCAACATTTAGACGATCCGGCTACGACGGATATGCAATGTTAGAAGAGGACTTGCACGACTTCCCTGTAACATTAAAGGTAGTCGGAAACATCCCCGCTGGGGCAAATTTTGACCGTCCATTAGTTTCCGGTGAAGCTGTCAGAATCATGACTGGTGGATACGTGCCAGATGGTGCTGATGTCGTCGTAATGTTGGAAACCACAAAAATGTTAGACGATGATACGTTGGAAGTTTCCGAACGTCAGAAACGTGACAATATCACCCAAATTGGTTCGTTCTTCAAACAAGGCGATACATTGTTAGCTAAGGACACCGAAATCAATCCTGGTGGAATGAGTTTGTTAGCTTCATTCGATATCCAAAAAATCAAAGTTTACAAGAAACCTACTATTGGAATTATCACTACTGGATCAGAATTGCTCCAACCAGGTGACGAAATCGTTAACGGTAAAATTTTCAACAGTAATGGTCCTTTGATTAAAGGATTGTGTGAGGAAAACGGTGCAGAAGTCGTTGGCTATACACAGATCAAAGATGATCCACAACTTCTCAAGGACGCCATCAAAGATTTGCAAGGCAAATGTGACGTAATTATTACTGACGGTGGTGTTTCAGTCGGGGACTACGACATCATTGCAGACCTTGCCAAAGCATCCGATAAGCTCTTGTTCAACAAACTTGAGATGCGTCCCGGAAGTGTGACAACTTCATTCATCGATAAAGGAATAATTTATTTCGGCTTGTCCGGAAATCCTGGCGCTTGTTTCACTGGTTTCTACCTATATGTAGAATATGCACTGCGTTTATTGCAAAAACAGCAGTCACGTTTACTTGAATGCCAAGGTACTTTAAATGAAGAATATAAGAAAACTAATATGTATGATCGAATTCTTCGTGGTAAATTCAAAATTGACGCAGACCATATCGAAATCGGCCGTGTCGGTGGAGATGCTTCAGACAATTTGAACAACTTGCAACTTGCCACTGCCCTATTCGAAATTCCACGCGGTGATTCAATCACTCCAAAAGGGAGCGTGTTGCGGACATGGTTGTTACCTTTCAAATAG
- a CDS encoding MogA/MoaB family molybdenum cofactor biosynthesis protein, with product MIDFGIITVSDTRTEETDKSGSYLQDKLTSEGHNFIQKYIVKDDSKQIMEAYNKLVGTNCKLILVNGGTGIAVRDVTIETLEPKFVKLIPGFGEYFRRISFDEIGTKALASGATAGITSSDQLCYLLPGSTNACKTALEQVILPDLTHLIKEITK from the coding sequence ATGATAGATTTTGGAATAATTACTGTTAGTGACACTAGAACGGAAGAAACTGATAAGTCTGGATCATACCTTCAAGATAAGTTAACTTCTGAAGGTCATAATTTTATTCAGAAATATATTGTTAAAGACGACTCAAAACAAATTATGGAAGCGTACAATAAATTGGTAGGCACCAATTGCAAATTAATCCTCGTAAATGGTGGTACTGGTATCGCTGTTCGCGATGTGACAATTGAGACTTTGGAGCCAAAATTTGTAAAACTCATCCCCGGATTTGGAGAATATTTCCGTAGAATAAGTTTTGACGAAATAGGAACTAAGGCCTTAGCTTCGGGAGCAACTGCCGGAATTACTTCCAGCGACCAGCTATGCTATTTACTACCAGGTTCGACAAACGCTTGTAAGACAGCTTTGGAACAAGTAATCCTTCCAGACTTAACTCATTTGATTAAGGAGATAACAAAATAA
- a CDS encoding HesA/MoeB/ThiF family protein, with protein sequence MVTSRYDRQLKIEQIGPRGQKKFGESSVLVIGVGGLGSFVASELVKAGIGTITLVDFDKVELTNLHRQNLYTESDVNEGLEKLTAMKNHLQAANSNVKIIVKSQKYSSDLITDKYNLVIDCTDNFPIKYQINQDCFDHNMPHIFATCAGNQGQVMFMKSQKDACLECLYPHQNIAKLGLSANIGTNPMIVAITGSLEASMALKFLTRPETVKPGNLMVIDNWNFDFRKIHVKKQANCPICGGNN encoded by the coding sequence ATGGTTACTAGTAGATATGATCGACAGTTAAAAATTGAGCAAATTGGACCAAGAGGTCAGAAAAAATTTGGTGAATCAAGCGTCTTAGTCATTGGTGTTGGTGGACTAGGAAGTTTTGTCGCATCTGAATTAGTTAAAGCGGGAATCGGCACAATAACACTCGTAGATTTTGACAAAGTTGAATTGACGAATTTGCACCGTCAAAATCTTTATACTGAGTCTGATGTAAATGAAGGTTTGGAAAAATTAACCGCCATGAAAAATCATTTACAAGCTGCAAATAGTAACGTTAAAATAATCGTGAAAAGCCAAAAATATTCATCAGACTTAATTACTGACAAATATAATTTAGTTATCGATTGTACCGACAATTTTCCTATTAAGTATCAGATCAACCAAGACTGTTTTGACCACAACATGCCTCATATCTTTGCAACTTGTGCTGGTAACCAAGGGCAAGTAATGTTCATGAAATCTCAAAAAGATGCTTGTCTTGAGTGCCTGTACCCTCATCAAAATATCGCCAAATTAGGACTAAGTGCCAATATCGGTACCAATCCTATGATTGTCGCAATCACCGGGAGTTTAGAAGCTTCCATGGCACTGAAATTTTTAACCCGTCCCGAAACAGTTAAGCCGGGCAACTTGATGGTAATTGATAATTGGAATTTTGATTTCAGAAAGATTCACGTTAAAAAACAAGCCAACTGCCCAATTTGTGGAGGAAATAATTAA
- a CDS encoding nitrate reductase subunit alpha, giving the protein MLKSKFFKKVEKFNGNFTQLEENSRRWEKLYKQRWAHDKVVRTTHGVNCTGSCSWNVYVKQGVVTWEHQSTDYPSCGPNMPEYEPRGCPRGASFSWYEYSPLRIKYPYIRERLWRMWDEAKKQNDSPIDAWESIVTDPEKTKEYKSARGHGGLIRVKWSDATELISAMLIYTIKKYGPDRIAGFSPIPAMSMLSYASGARFISMLGGEMLSFYDWYADLPPASPQVWGEQTDVPESSDWYNSQYLMMWGSNVPLTRTPDAHFMVEARYKGTKVVSISPDYAENVKFADNWLAPHPGSDAALAQGFTHVILNEFYNKKQVPYFIDYSKRFTDLPFVIMLDESETNPENVTSGRFVRISDISDEKVENAEWKPVLVDETNDQLTVPNGTLGQRWESGKKWNLDLTADDGHEIDPQLSFIDDGKTATIDMPSFDATGNSIYQRTIPYREITLKDGSTKKVATVFDLLMAQYGIARVEADPYAAKGYDDLDSLFTPAWSEKITGVRQDLIVQIANEFAQNAAETKGKSMIIIGAGVNHWFNSDMTYRSAINMLLLTGCVGVQGGGWAHYVGQEKLRPAEGWANIAFANDWQPGGARQQQGTSFFYFASDQWKYDELDNAAQKSPTKHIKHGYKHPADYNQMAIRLGWMPSYPQFNRNSLDFVDKYNTRNIEEISKKVVKELLDGSLKFAAEAPDEDQNQPKGMFIWRSNLFASSGKGQEYFMRHMLGAENGLLAKTNGNFKPEDMEWDDHSIDGKLDLVTTFDFRMVTTPLYSDIVLPAATWYEKEDLSSTDMHPFIHPFNKAVDPLWESKSDWQAFKGIAKEFSTMASKYLNGVRYDLKTQPLGHDSKGEISQPLGVIKDWKKGEIEAIPGKTMPSLSLVERDYTKIYDKFISLGPNAGGKVGGNGFSYSVADEYNELKDMLGTYDEGIEKGCPKIDEDKNVAEAILHLSSASNGHVAAKAWKNAEEVTGEKLTDISAGQTEKQMTFQSITVQPREGIPTPIFTSSKHDGDRYSPFSVNIERNVPFRTITGRQSYYLDHEIFQEYGEELATYKPTLPPFVMAPTDTHVEKADKEVTLRYLTPHGKWNIHTTYQDNLYMLTLFRGGPTVWLSLDDAKKIDVEDNDWVELYNKNGVVTARAVVSQRMPDGTMYMYHAQDMEIEEPLSTITGNRGGSHNAPTQIHVKPTQMVGGYGQLSYGFNYYGPIGNQRDLYVNVRKLKEVKWNEG; this is encoded by the coding sequence ATGCTAAAATCAAAATTCTTTAAAAAAGTCGAAAAGTTTAATGGTAATTTCACTCAACTAGAGGAAAACTCTCGTCGTTGGGAAAAATTATATAAACAACGTTGGGCTCACGACAAGGTAGTCCGTACAACTCACGGTGTTAACTGTACCGGTTCATGTAGTTGGAATGTTTATGTTAAACAAGGTGTCGTAACTTGGGAACATCAATCAACCGACTATCCATCTTGTGGACCAAATATGCCTGAATACGAACCACGTGGGTGTCCTCGTGGTGCTAGTTTCTCATGGTATGAGTACAGTCCTTTAAGAATTAAATATCCTTATATCCGTGAACGTCTTTGGAGAATGTGGGACGAAGCTAAGAAGCAAAATGACAGTCCTATCGACGCTTGGGAAAGTATCGTCACAGATCCAGAGAAGACAAAAGAATATAAATCAGCCCGTGGTCATGGTGGCTTGATTCGTGTTAAATGGTCAGATGCAACTGAATTGATTTCAGCTATGCTCATTTACACAATTAAAAAATATGGTCCTGACCGTATTGCTGGATTCTCACCAATCCCAGCTATGTCAATGTTGAGTTATGCATCAGGTGCAAGATTTATCTCAATGCTTGGTGGAGAAATGCTCAGTTTCTACGATTGGTATGCGGATCTTCCACCAGCATCCCCACAAGTTTGGGGTGAACAAACTGATGTCCCTGAATCAAGTGATTGGTACAACTCACAATACTTGATGATGTGGGGTTCAAACGTTCCATTGACTAGAACTCCCGACGCTCACTTCATGGTTGAAGCACGTTATAAAGGAACAAAAGTCGTTTCAATTTCTCCAGACTATGCTGAAAATGTTAAATTTGCCGACAACTGGTTAGCACCACATCCTGGTTCTGATGCAGCTTTGGCACAAGGTTTCACACATGTAATCTTGAATGAATTTTATAATAAGAAACAAGTTCCTTACTTCATCGATTATTCGAAACGCTTCACTGACTTACCATTCGTTATCATGTTGGACGAGAGTGAAACTAATCCAGAAAATGTTACATCTGGTCGTTTCGTTAGAATTTCAGATATTTCAGATGAAAAAGTTGAAAACGCTGAATGGAAACCAGTTCTTGTTGATGAGACTAACGACCAATTAACAGTTCCAAACGGAACTCTTGGTCAACGTTGGGAAAGTGGCAAGAAATGGAATCTTGATTTAACAGCTGATGATGGTCATGAAATTGACCCTCAATTGTCATTTATTGATGATGGCAAGACTGCCACAATCGATATGCCAAGCTTCGACGCTACTGGAAATTCCATTTATCAAAGAACAATTCCATATCGTGAAATTACATTAAAAGACGGTAGCACAAAGAAAGTCGCTACTGTATTCGACTTATTAATGGCTCAATATGGTATTGCTCGTGTTGAAGCAGATCCATATGCTGCCAAAGGCTATGACGATCTCGACAGTTTGTTCACACCAGCTTGGTCAGAAAAAATTACTGGTGTTAGACAAGATTTGATTGTTCAAATTGCTAATGAGTTTGCTCAAAACGCTGCTGAAACAAAAGGTAAGTCAATGATTATTATTGGTGCTGGTGTCAACCACTGGTTCAACTCAGATATGACTTATCGTTCAGCTATCAATATGTTGCTACTTACCGGTTGTGTAGGTGTACAAGGTGGAGGTTGGGCTCACTATGTTGGACAAGAAAAACTTCGTCCTGCTGAAGGTTGGGCAAATATTGCTTTCGCAAATGACTGGCAACCTGGTGGCGCACGTCAACAACAAGGTACTTCATTCTTCTACTTCGCAAGTGATCAATGGAAGTACGACGAGTTAGACAACGCCGCACAAAAATCACCTACAAAACACATTAAACATGGTTACAAGCATCCAGCTGATTACAACCAAATGGCTATCAGACTTGGATGGATGCCATCATATCCACAATTCAACCGCAACAGTTTGGATTTCGTGGACAAATACAATACACGCAACATAGAAGAAATTTCTAAAAAAGTTGTTAAAGAATTACTAGACGGCAGTTTGAAATTCGCTGCTGAAGCTCCTGATGAAGACCAGAACCAACCTAAGGGTATGTTCATCTGGCGTTCAAACTTGTTTGCATCATCTGGTAAGGGTCAAGAATACTTCATGCGTCACATGCTTGGTGCTGAAAATGGCTTGTTAGCTAAAACTAACGGTAATTTCAAACCTGAGGATATGGAGTGGGATGACCATTCAATCGACGGTAAATTGGACTTAGTTACAACATTTGATTTCAGAATGGTAACTACACCACTTTACTCAGATATCGTTTTACCAGCCGCAACTTGGTACGAAAAAGAAGACTTATCAAGTACTGATATGCATCCATTCATTCACCCATTCAACAAAGCAGTCGATCCACTTTGGGAATCAAAGAGTGACTGGCAAGCATTCAAGGGTATCGCCAAAGAATTTTCAACAATGGCTTCTAAATACCTTAACGGTGTCAGATATGACTTGAAGACTCAGCCACTTGGCCATGATTCCAAGGGGGAAATTTCACAACCACTTGGTGTCATCAAAGACTGGAAGAAGGGTGAAATCGAAGCCATTCCTGGTAAGACAATGCCTAGTCTTTCATTAGTTGAACGTGATTACACGAAGATTTATGACAAATTTATTTCTCTCGGACCTAACGCTGGTGGAAAAGTTGGTGGCAATGGATTCAGTTACAGTGTTGCCGATGAATATAACGAGTTGAAAGACATGCTTGGTACTTATGACGAAGGTATCGAAAAGGGATGTCCAAAGATTGATGAAGATAAGAATGTTGCTGAGGCTATTCTTCATCTATCAAGTGCTTCAAATGGACACGTTGCTGCTAAAGCTTGGAAGAATGCTGAAGAAGTTACTGGTGAGAAATTAACTGATATTTCTGCCGGACAAACTGAAAAGCAAATGACTTTCCAAAGCATTACGGTTCAACCTCGTGAAGGTATTCCTACACCAATCTTTACTAGTTCAAAACATGATGGTGACAGATATTCACCATTCTCAGTTAACATCGAACGTAATGTTCCATTTAGAACTATTACTGGTAGACAGTCATACTACTTGGATCACGAAATTTTCCAAGAATATGGTGAAGAGTTAGCAACTTACAAACCAACACTTCCACCATTTGTTATGGCACCAACTGATACCCATGTTGAAAAAGCTGATAAAGAAGTAACTTTACGGTACTTAACACCACATGGTAAGTGGAATATTCATACTACTTATCAAGATAATCTTTACATGTTGACTCTATTTAGAGGTGGTCCAACCGTTTGGTTAAGTTTGGACGACGCTAAGAAGATTGATGTTGAAGATAACGATTGGGTAGAACTTTACAACAAGAATGGTGTTGTTACTGCCAGAGCTGTTGTATCACAAAGAATGCCTGATGGAACGATGTACATGTACCACGCTCAAGATATGGAAATTGAAGAACCATTATCAACAATTACTGGTAACCGTGGTGGTAGTCACAATGCCCCAACTCAAATTCACGTTAAACCAACTCAAATGGTTGGTGGCTACGGACAATTAAGTTATGGATTTAACTACTACGGACCAATCGGTAACCAAAGAGACTTATACGTTAATGTTAGAAAACTAAAGGAGGTCAAGTGGAATGAAGGTTAA
- the narH gene encoding nitrate reductase subunit beta → MKVKAQISMVLNLDKCIGCHTCSVTCKQTWTNRPGAEYMWFNNVETRPGVGYPKKWEDESHYKGGWKLNRKGKLELRAGSKLNKVSLAKIFYNPDMPNLDDYYEPWTYDYQTLFGKETKHQPVARAKSQITGEYMKLNNGPNWDDDLAGSDRSFGEDPNMQNIEADIKGNFEKTFMMYLPRLCEHCLNAACVASCPSGAMYKRDEDGIVLVDQERCRGWRFCMTGCPYKKVYFNWKTNKAEKCTFCYPRIEEGLPTVCSETCVGRIRYIGVILYDADRVQEACEEPDDTKLYEAQLGLFLDPNDPEVIEQALDDGVDMETIKCAQRSPIYKMAVEQKIAFPLHPEYRTMPMVWYVPPLSPIMNYFEGKNSIKYPELIFPAIEEMRIPVEYLANLLAGGNTEVIKNALYKLAMMRLYMRAKTSGKDFDAEKLDRVDLTEESATSLYRLLAIAKYDDRFVIPKAKKEKIEHVEDEQGGLGYEECNGCALAPEHGSMLRKAKAGMSSKDVYAESFYGGIWRD, encoded by the coding sequence ATGAAGGTTAAAGCACAAATTTCCATGGTTCTAAACTTGGATAAGTGTATCGGATGTCATACTTGTTCTGTTACATGTAAACAAACTTGGACTAACCGTCCCGGTGCTGAATACATGTGGTTTAACAACGTTGAAACTAGACCTGGTGTCGGCTATCCCAAAAAATGGGAAGATGAAAGTCACTACAAGGGTGGCTGGAAACTTAACCGTAAAGGTAAGCTAGAATTACGTGCCGGCAGCAAGTTAAACAAGGTTTCACTAGCAAAAATTTTCTACAATCCTGATATGCCTAATCTTGATGATTATTACGAACCATGGACATACGATTATCAAACATTATTCGGTAAAGAAACTAAGCACCAACCAGTTGCTCGTGCAAAATCACAAATTACTGGTGAATACATGAAGCTAAACAATGGTCCTAACTGGGACGATGATTTGGCTGGATCAGACCGTAGTTTCGGCGAAGATCCTAATATGCAAAATATCGAAGCTGACATCAAAGGTAACTTTGAAAAAACTTTCATGATGTACTTGCCTCGTTTATGTGAACACTGTCTAAACGCTGCCTGTGTTGCATCTTGCCCTAGTGGTGCGATGTACAAACGTGACGAAGACGGTATCGTATTAGTCGACCAAGAACGTTGTCGTGGATGGAGATTCTGTATGACAGGATGTCCTTACAAAAAGGTTTACTTCAACTGGAAAACTAATAAAGCTGAAAAATGTACTTTCTGTTATCCAAGAATTGAAGAAGGTTTGCCAACAGTTTGTTCTGAAACTTGTGTTGGTCGTATTCGTTACATCGGGGTTATTTTATATGATGCTGACCGTGTACAAGAAGCCTGTGAAGAACCTGATGATACAAAACTTTATGAAGCACAATTGGGATTGTTCTTAGACCCTAATGATCCAGAAGTTATCGAACAAGCTTTGGATGACGGTGTGGATATGGAAACTATCAAATGTGCTCAACGTTCACCTATTTACAAGATGGCTGTTGAACAAAAGATTGCTTTCCCATTGCACCCTGAATACCGTACAATGCCAATGGTTTGGTATGTGCCACCGCTATCACCAATCATGAATTACTTTGAAGGTAAGAACTCAATCAAGTATCCTGAACTTATCTTCCCAGCTATTGAAGAAATGCGTATTCCTGTTGAATATTTAGCAAATCTTTTGGCTGGTGGAAACACTGAAGTAATTAAGAATGCATTATACAAATTAGCAATGATGAGATTATATATGCGTGCAAAAACAAGTGGTAAAGATTTCGATGCTGAAAAACTTGATCGTGTTGATTTGACTGAAGAATCAGCAACTTCACTATATCGTCTATTGGCTATTGCTAAATACGATGACAGATTCGTTATTCCTAAAGCTAAAAAGGAAAAAATCGAGCATGTTGAAGACGAACAAGGTGGATTAGGCTACGAAGAATGTAACGGCTGTGCCTTAGCTCCAGAACACGGCAGCATGTTACGTAAAGCTAAAGCAGGAATGTCATCAAAGGATGTCTATGCAGAAAGTTTCTATGGAGGAATTTGGCGTGATTAA
- the narJ gene encoding nitrate reductase molybdenum cofactor assembly chaperone — translation MINIEKLNSLKGGFIYLSKMIDYPTQDILNPDFLDDFKKNYPNTPHKDELTEIITAMQAYTLEDIKTHYVSLFELNNRYTLYMTYYKMTDSRERGQVLAKLKMLYEMFGVQIEGTELSDYLPLMLEFLTFSDWKDDYRQQDLKLLFSVIEDGTFNLLEKSEEESDDLYFRTISIIRAELRSCVEQPEVKQPKMTQTGGE, via the coding sequence GTGATTAATATTGAGAAGCTTAACAGCTTAAAAGGTGGTTTCATTTACCTTTCAAAAATGATTGACTACCCAACTCAAGACATTTTGAATCCAGATTTTTTGGACGATTTCAAAAAAAATTACCCAAATACTCCGCATAAAGATGAATTGACTGAGATTATCACTGCGATGCAAGCTTACACACTTGAAGATATTAAGACTCACTATGTTTCACTTTTTGAATTGAACAATCGTTACACTTTATATATGACGTATTACAAGATGACTGATTCCCGCGAACGTGGACAAGTTTTAGCCAAACTGAAGATGCTTTATGAGATGTTTGGCGTCCAAATTGAAGGAACAGAATTATCTGATTATCTACCATTGATGTTGGAATTCTTAACTTTCAGCGATTGGAAAGATGATTACCGTCAACAAGATTTGAAGTTACTATTTTCAGTTATTGAGGATGGAACGTTTAACTTATTGGAAAAGTCAGAAGAGGAATCTGATGATTTATACTTCAGAACTATTAGTATAATTAGAGCTGAACTTAGATCATGCGTGGAACAGCCAGAAGTTAAACAACCGAAGATGACACAAACAGGGGGAGAATAA
- the narI gene encoding respiratory nitrate reductase subunit gamma — protein sequence MNDIGAFFLWDIFPYIALASFFIGIIVRFARNRFSITAKSSELLEKKQLMVGSILFHVGIIFVFFGHVVGVLIPKAFTDWLGIPNEMYHIGALVMGGLAGFMALAGMIILTYRRFNNKRVFITSSFSDLVVDLSLLIMIVLGLSASLIEGPFFHPEFNYRLNLSVWARQIFMLKPDFHLMQQVPPVFQIHVICGFLIFAFFPYTRLIHALTLPWQYLFRSPEVYRRKPSIRGDQYRG from the coding sequence ATGAATGATATCGGAGCTTTCTTTTTATGGGACATATTCCCGTACATTGCGTTAGCCTCATTTTTCATAGGGATCATTGTTCGTTTTGCACGAAACCGTTTTTCAATTACGGCTAAATCAAGTGAATTACTTGAGAAAAAACAATTAATGGTCGGAAGTATTCTCTTCCACGTTGGTATTATTTTCGTCTTCTTCGGACACGTTGTCGGAGTTTTAATTCCTAAAGCTTTTACTGATTGGCTGGGAATTCCGAACGAAATGTACCATATCGGTGCTTTAGTTATGGGTGGATTGGCCGGATTTATGGCATTAGCAGGGATGATAATTCTTACTTACCGTAGATTCAACAATAAACGTGTTTTCATCACTAGTTCATTCAGCGACTTGGTCGTTGACTTGTCACTTTTGATCATGATTGTTTTAGGATTAAGTGCTTCGCTTATTGAAGGACCTTTCTTCCATCCTGAATTCAATTATCGTTTGAACTTGTCAGTTTGGGCACGACAAATATTCATGCTTAAACCAGATTTCCATCTGATGCAACAAGTTCCACCAGTTTTCCAAATTCACGTCATTTGTGGATTTTTGATTTTCGCCTTCTTCCCTTATACTAGACTTATCCACGCTTTGACATTGCCTTGGCAATATCTCTTCAGAAGTCCTGAAGTATATCGTAGAAAACCAAGTATTAGAGGGGACCAATATCGTGGCTAA
- a CDS encoding FecCD family ABC transporter permease: protein MANRHKNKIAMISAAVLLLILLVVSMGMGRYSLSLHDVINYFFNRADSSTKLILRLRFIRIIAVVLVGAGISMAGATFQSVFNNGLASPNILGVATGASVGAAFAILYGMPIYIIEISAFVTGVLTMFLTLLIDKFLHSNSSITLILAGIIMAGLMQSVLGSIKYMADPEVQLQSIVYWELGSFMKVDLSSLMSVGPVLLVGILFLFFARWRLNVLSLDEATIKTIGVNPKINRNLMILVATLLTAAAVCICGVIGWIGLVVPHISRSIVGGDNRVSLPMTGLTGAALLLICDTIARSISVNDIPLSIVTGFIGVPIFIFILIRRKDTVV, encoded by the coding sequence GTGGCTAATCGTCACAAAAACAAAATTGCAATGATATCTGCAGCAGTTTTATTACTAATTCTATTGGTAGTTTCAATGGGAATGGGTCGCTACAGTCTATCGCTGCATGATGTGATAAATTACTTTTTCAATCGGGCAGATAGCTCGACAAAATTGATTCTCAGATTAAGATTTATTCGAATTATAGCGGTTGTATTAGTTGGCGCGGGTATATCGATGGCCGGCGCCACTTTTCAATCTGTCTTCAATAATGGTTTAGCATCACCAAATATTTTAGGAGTGGCGACCGGAGCAAGTGTTGGGGCCGCCTTTGCTATTTTATACGGGATGCCAATATATATTATTGAGATCAGCGCCTTTGTTACGGGTGTTTTGACGATGTTTCTGACATTGTTGATTGATAAATTTTTACACAGCAATTCGAGTATTACGTTGATTTTGGCCGGAATTATTATGGCTGGATTGATGCAATCTGTTTTGGGATCAATCAAATACATGGCTGACCCGGAAGTCCAGTTGCAGAGCATTGTTTACTGGGAGCTCGGTAGTTTTATGAAGGTTGATTTGAGTTCATTGATGTCAGTCGGACCAGTTTTATTGGTAGGAATTTTATTCTTATTTTTCGCACGCTGGAGGTTGAATGTTTTGTCTTTGGACGAAGCGACGATTAAGACTATTGGCGTTAATCCAAAGATAAATCGCAATTTGATGATTTTGGTGGCAACTCTGCTAACAGCCGCAGCAGTTTGTATCTGTGGTGTTATCGGCTGGATTGGTTTAGTCGTTCCACACATTAGTCGCAGTATTGTTGGAGGTGACAATCGAGTTTCACTTCCAATGACAGGTTTAACAGGCGCTGCTCTGTTATTGATTTGCGACACGATTGCCCGAAGTATTTCAGTCAACGATATTCCTTTGAGTATTGTGACTGGATTTATCGGTGTGCCAATTTTCATATTCATCTTAATAAGGAGGAAAGATACCGTTGTCTGA